One genomic window of Quercus lobata isolate SW786 chromosome 9, ValleyOak3.0 Primary Assembly, whole genome shotgun sequence includes the following:
- the LOC115960282 gene encoding disease resistance protein RPP2B-like: MPRRSLNPVSLVLPSLLSMCYLKKLGLSDCNLQTIPNDIGNLSSITNLNLSENHFSCLPESLVQLSKLSEINLRNCTRLRSLPKLPSVTFFITADGCMSLEEFPDRLKSHLFAHIHLFFFNCFKLASRSDMFFNVLGMLLTVHEEICKQSIFGRFAAYDVVIPGSEIPQWFSHQSVGNIVNAQVPSDSSNKCFGIAVCAVFSCRNVHLSNMALFLRCHILINKHENSEFHVGICPRSVQIKSRHLWMSYIPSQLFSEDGRAVLSQTDEDGFIQIEVRFQWDFNGLEVKKWGFRLVYEEDIREIKMKRRRDKYEGAGASGEGSSNDVPLSKRIQR; this comes from the exons ATGCCAAGAAGAAGCCTAAATCCTGTGAGCTTGGTATTGCCTTCCCTTTTGAGTATGTGTTATCTAAAGAAATTGGGTCTGAGTGACTGTAATCTCCAAACAATCCCTAATGATATTGGAAACTTATCCTCTATCACCAATTTAAATCTAAGTGAAAATCACTTCAGTTGCCTTCCTGAAAGTCTCGTGCAACTATCTAAATTGTCAGAAATTAATTTACGCAATTGCACAAGACTTCGTTCATTACCAAAATTGCCATCTGTGACCTTTTTTATTACAGCAGATGGTTGCATGTCATTGGAAGAATTTCCAGATAGATTAAAATCACACCTTTTCGCCCATattcatcttttcttcttcaattgcTTCAAATTGGCCAGTCGTAGTGACATGTTCTTTAACGTGCTGGGAATGCTATTGACAGTTCAtgag GAAATTTGCAAGCAATCTATATTTGGTCGCTTTGCTGCCTATGATGTTGTTATTCCTGGAAGTGAAATTCCGCAATGGTTTAGCCATCAGAGTGTGGGGAATATAGTTAATGCACAAGTGCCTTCTGATTCGAGTAATAAGTGCTTTGGAATCGCTGTGTGTGCTGTTTTTTCATGCCGCAATGTTCATCTTTCTAATATGGCGCTTTTCTTGAGATGTCACATTCTAATCAATAAACATGAAAATTCAGAGTTTCATGTAGGCATTTGCCCAAGATCTGTTCAGATTAAATCACGTCACCTTTGGATGTCCTATATACCCTCTCAATTGTTTAGTGAGGATGGGAGAGCAGTATTGAGTCAAACTGATGAGGATGGATTCATACAAATAGAGGTTAGATTTCAGTGGGATTTCAATGGCCTGGAGGTTAAGAAATGGGGGTTTCGTCTAGTATACGAAGAAGACATCAGAGAAATCAAAATGAAGCGAAGACGTGATAAATATGAGGGGGCTGGAGCTAGTGGTGAAGGCAGCTCTAACGATGTCCCTCTTTCAAAGAGGATTCAAAGATAG